From the Helicobacter pylori genome, one window contains:
- a CDS encoding outer membrane beta-barrel protein: MKKTILLSLMASSLFAEDDGAYMSVGYQIGEAAQMVKNTGEIQKVSNAYENLNNLLTRYNELKQTASNTDSSTAQAIDNLKETASRLKTTPNTANQAVSSALSSAVGMWQVIASNLANNSLSSSEYEKLKATSQLLQNTLENKNTANNNTTIDNDASKLLDDAKTIISTLQSQCPGIDGGNGKPWGINASGNACNIFGNTFNAITSMIDSAKKAAEQFRRTDPSHPQNQQSAFNNADFNKNLNQVSSVINDTISYLKGDNLETIYNTIQKTPNSKGFQSLVSRSSYSYSLNETQYSQFQTTTKEFGHNPFRSVGLINSQSNNGAMNGVGVQLGYKQFFGKNKFFGIRYYGFFDYNYAYIKSNFFNSASNVFTYGAGSDLLLNFINGGSDRNRKVSFGIFGGIALAGTTWLNNQSANLKITNSAYSAKINNTNFQFLFNTGLRLQGIHHGIELGVKIPTINTNYYSFMGAKLAYRRLYSLYLNYVLAY; the protein is encoded by the coding sequence ATGAAAAAAACGATTTTACTTTCTCTCATGGCATCATCGCTCTTCGCTGAAGATGACGGCGCTTATATGAGCGTGGGCTATCAGATCGGTGAAGCCGCGCAAATGGTGAAAAACACCGGCGAAATCCAAAAAGTCTCCAACGCTTACGAAAATTTGAACAACCTTTTAACCCGCTATAACGAGCTCAAACAAACGGCCTCTAACACTGATTCAAGCACCGCTCAAGCGATTGACAATCTAAAAGAGACCGCTAGCCGATTGAAAACGACCCCCAATACCGCTAATCAAGCCGTGTCCTCAGCGCTCAGCTCTGCGGTGGGCATGTGGCAAGTGATAGCCTCTAATTTAGCCAACAACTCGCTATCTTCTAGCGAATACGAAAAACTCAAAGCGACTTCTCAATTGCTCCAAAACACCCTAGAAAATAAAAATACAGCCAACAATAATACCACCATTGATAATGATGCCTCAAAACTTTTAGATGACGCTAAAACCATTATTAGCACCCTTCAAAGCCAATGCCCAGGAATAGATGGAGGCAATGGCAAACCATGGGGCATTAATGCAAGCGGGAACGCATGCAATATTTTTGGCAACACCTTTAACGCTATCACTAGCATGATTGATAGCGCTAAAAAAGCCGCCGAGCAATTCAGAAGAACCGACCCAAGCCATCCCCAAAACCAGCAAAGCGCGTTTAACAACGCTGATTTCAATAAAAACCTCAATCAAGTCTCAAGCGTTATCAATGACACTATCTCTTATCTCAAAGGGGACAATTTAGAAACCATCTATAACACCATTCAAAAAACGCCTAATTCCAAAGGGTTTCAAAGTTTGGTGAGCCGGTCTAGCTATAGTTATTCTCTCAACGAAACCCAATATTCTCAATTCCAAACCACCACCAAAGAGTTTGGTCATAACCCCTTTAGAAGCGTGGGATTAATCAACTCTCAAAGCAATAACGGGGCGATGAATGGCGTGGGCGTGCAATTAGGCTATAAGCAATTCTTTGGGAAAAATAAATTTTTTGGGATCCGGTATTATGGCTTTTTTGATTACAACTATGCGTATATCAAATCCAACTTTTTTAACTCCGCTTCCAATGTTTTCACTTATGGCGCGGGCAGTGATCTTTTATTGAACTTCATCAATGGCGGATCCGATCGAAACCGCAAAGTCTCTTTTGGTATTTTTGGGGGCATCGCATTAGCGGGAACGACATGGCTTAATAACCAATCTGCGAATTTAAAAATCACCAATAGCGCCTACAGCGCTAAGATCAACAACACCAATTTCCAATTCTTGTTCAATACCGGCTTAAGGCTTCAAGGGATCCATCATGGCATTGAATTAGGCGTGAAAATCCCTACGATCAACACGAATTACTATTCTTTCATGGGCGCTAAATTAGCCTATAGAAGACTTTATAGCTTGTATCTCAATTATGTTTTGGCCTATTGA